The Castanea sativa cultivar Marrone di Chiusa Pesio chromosome 11, ASM4071231v1 genome contains a region encoding:
- the LOC142615126 gene encoding putative F-box protein At5g55150 yields MSNWADLPHFIVCEIICRLSFFDDIFIVGAVCKSWKSAANSFEKPPPLPPKGPWIMLSEEREQGNKESQTRSFFNLLDTKTYDFKLPELVGRKCLGTSFGWLLTIGADLQINLFHPLSKHLISLPPQNTFCRQYTPEVEPEHLRNMFVPKCVLSRSPWNSVTNEYDRDCIIMAIYGEIRALAFTRPGYKAWIDIESPSRAYDDIAFYKGNFYAVDAHGEVFACRIDDNQKVVAKAVAPRPKGTRDLIKKYIVESAGDLLLVLRVRGGHYYSIEDYPNYEEDEFNNVDSEGDIEDEDAPENEYEEEEEEEEEEEEEEKKISDNSYVTVGFTVLKLKRFTQAGSKYKYKYVKVDNLGDRALFVGDNSSVSLSASSFNGCKANCIYFTDDNIELYEETFYGGGFDMGVFSMKDGKFDKHYPESFSYYSTPLWFI; encoded by the coding sequence GTCGACTATCTTTCTTTGATGATATCTTCATTGTTGGTGCTGTCTGCAAGTCATGGAAATCAGCTGCTAATTCATTTGAAAAACCACCTCCATTACCTCCTAAAGGTCCTTGGATTATGCTCTCTGAAGAAAGAGAACAAGGCAATAAAGAAAGTCAGACGCGTAGCTTTTTCAACTTATTAGATACTAAGACTTACGATTTCAAGTTGCCTGAGCTTGTTGGAAGAAAATGCTTAGGAACATCTTTTGGATGGTTGCTCACTATCGGCGCTGATTTACAGATTAATCTCTTCCATCCATTGTCTAAACATCTAATAAGTCTTCCACCTCAAAATACCTTTTGCCGTCAATACACACCTGAAGTTGAGCCTGAACATCTTCGCAATATGTTTGTTCCTAAATGTGTTTTATCAAGGAGTCCGTGGAACTCAGTAACTAATGAATATGATCGTGATTGCATAATCATGGCAATATATGGTGAAATTAGAGCATTGGCCTTCACTAGACCAGGATATAAAGCTTGGATTGATATAGAAAGTCCTTCTCGAGCTTATGATGACATTGCATTCTACAAGGGAAACTTTTATGCTGTAGACGCTCATGGTGAAGTTTTTGCTTGTCGAATTGATGATAACCAAAAGGTAGTAGCTAAAGCAGTCGCGCCACGTCCAAAGGGAACCAGGGATCTTATCAAAAAGTATATTGTTGAATCAGCTGGGGATCTTTTGTTGGTTTTACGCGTACGAGGAGGTCATTATTATTCTATTGAAGACTACCCTAACTATGAAGAAGATGAATTCAATAATGTAGACTCAGAAGGTGATATTGAGGATGAGGACGCTCCTGAAAATGAatacgaagaagaagaagaagaagaagaagaagaggaagaagaagaaaaaaagatcaGTGATAATTCCTATGTGACCGTTGGGTTCACAgttctaaaattaaaaagatttaCACAAGCAGGAagcaaatataaatacaaatatgTGAAGGTTGACAACTTGGGTGATAGAGCTTTGTTTGTGGGTGACAACTCATCGGTGTCTTTGTCTGCATCAAGCTTCAATGGATGCAAAGCTAATTGTATCTATTTTACAGATGACAATATCGAACTTTATGAGGAGACCTTCTATGGCGGAGGGTTCGACATGGGTGTGTTTAGCATGAAAGATGGAAAATTTGATAAGCATTACCCAGAATCCTTCTCCTACTATTCTACCCCACTTTGGTTTATTTAA